A single region of the Amphiprion ocellaris isolate individual 3 ecotype Okinawa chromosome 4, ASM2253959v1, whole genome shotgun sequence genome encodes:
- the cep44 gene encoding LOW QUALITY PROTEIN: centrosomal protein of 44 kDa (The sequence of the model RefSeq protein was modified relative to this genomic sequence to represent the inferred CDS: deleted 2 bases in 1 codon) gives MLSTGDVQGCLRKLEALLRVIKYPGYVDYDGLSKGDPSAFLPIVSFTLTSFSPLFVEELMAAGLELTGKTDLRFTDALYKALRDIFHYKPILSKQQFLQWGFSQRKISVICDIINLVIQKHSQLKKHRVRCPASHKDGRGEALLTVTDAADTVAKRPFVVNHMENPSTFPTVSSCEEAFCSHNVTCGSQNEVASSRSPVNGISELPGVEEDKNDFPHASEVEGRLSALEAQIQSLLPGLDRLSILEKRLDELERQRNTDKVDKNEGQVITISRESWENLMSRVLLLETKLELSNAQISVPLQCQSSTSYSSSSMCDASKEDLKDRLERITHMLRSTSSLLKNTESCNIFQINYNK, from the exons CCTTTCCAAAGGAGATCCTTCAGCTTTTCTACCAATAGTGAGCTTCAccctcacctccttctctccACTTTTTGTTGAGGAGCTCATGGCAGCTGGGCTAGAGCTGACTGGCAAAACTGACCTCCGATTCACAGATGCTCTTTAcaag GCACTACGAGATATCTTCCACTATAAACCCATACTGTCCAAGCAGCAGTTCCTTCAATGGGGTTTCTCTCAAAGGAAGATCTCTGTCATCTGTGATATCATTAACTTGGTAATACAGAAACACAGCCAACTAAAGAAG CACAGAGTCAGATGTCCTGCATCACATAAGGATGGCAGAGGAGAGGCTCTTTTAACAGTGACCGATGCAGCAGACACT GTGGCAAAGAGGCCATTTGTTGTGAATCACATGGAAAATCCTTCCACTTTTCCCACGGTCTCCTCCTGTGAGGAAGCGTTCTGCTCCCATAATGTAACCTGTGGCTCTCAGAATGAAGTAGCCTCCTCCAGATCTCCTGTAAATGGCATCTCAGAGCTGCCAGGAGTAGAGGAGGACAAAAATGACTTTCCTCAC GCATCAGAGGTGGAAGGAAGGCTCTCAGCACTGGAAGCTCAAATCCAAAGTCTTCTGCCTGGGCTTGACAGGCTCAGTATTTTGGAGAAACGCCTGGACGAACTggagagacaaagaaacacagacaaagTTGATAAG AACGAAGGACAAGTCATCACCATATCCAGAGAGAGCTGGGAAAACTTGATGAGTAGAGTATTATTGCTGGAAACCAAACTAGAACTCAGCAACGCACAG ATAAGTGTCCCACTGCAGTGCCAGTCATCTACCTCCTATTCCTCCAGCTCCATGTGTGATGCTTCAAAG GAGGACCTCAAGGACAGGCTAGAACGGATCACCCACAT gcTGAGGAGCACCTCCAGTCTCCTAAAGAACACTGAATCC TGCAacatctttcaaataaattataataaatga